Proteins encoded in a region of the Inquilinus sp. KBS0705 genome:
- the rlmH gene encoding 23S rRNA (pseudouridine(1915)-N(3))-methyltransferase RlmH has product MKITFITVGKTEDAYLKEGIEKYVKRLKHYTKLELAEIPELKNTKALTEEQQKTKEAELILKKVNRTDHLILLDENGVEFTSVQFANYINKRAVSSSANLVFVVGGPYGFDQSVYQRANDKLSLSRMTFSHQMVRLFFVEQLYRAYTIIKGEPYHHE; this is encoded by the coding sequence ATGAAGATCACTTTTATAACGGTTGGCAAAACCGAAGATGCTTATTTAAAAGAAGGTATCGAAAAATATGTAAAGCGCCTGAAGCATTACACCAAACTTGAACTGGCCGAAATACCCGAACTGAAAAACACAAAAGCCCTAACCGAAGAGCAGCAAAAAACAAAGGAAGCCGAGCTGATATTAAAAAAGGTAAACCGAACCGATCACCTGATACTGCTTGACGAGAATGGCGTAGAGTTTACCTCTGTACAGTTTGCCAATTACATCAATAAACGGGCGGTATCATCATCGGCCAACCTGGTATTTGTGGTAGGCGGCCCTTATGGGTTCGATCAATCGGTTTACCAGCGGGCCAATGATAAGCTATCCTTAAGCCGCATGACGTTTTCGCACCAAATGGTAAGGCTGTTTTTTGTAGAACAATTATATCGGGCTTATACCATTATTAAAGGCGAACCTTATCACCACGAGTAA
- a CDS encoding cation transporter: MHDHSHHHHDHAPKIDHLNAAFIWGIVLNSAFVVVEVIMGLISGSLSLLTDAGHNLSDVASLALALLAFKLAKAKSNSQYTYGYKRSTIIVSFFNAMILFVAVGFIIYEAVMRFIHPEPIAGGTVAWVAFIGIAINAFTAWLFVKDKDTDLNVKGAYLHMAVDAIVSLGVVISGVIIYFTGLAWIDSAVSIVIAIVILTGTWNLLKDSLRLEMDGVPKEIDLKKIKAELVKANGVVDVHHMHVWALSTTETALTAHLVVKPEHMTMFDDIKHDLRHRLEHLSITHSTFEPEFADEKCAQPEC, from the coding sequence ATGCACGATCACTCGCACCATCACCACGACCACGCGCCAAAAATAGACCATTTGAACGCTGCCTTTATATGGGGAATAGTGCTTAATTCGGCATTTGTGGTGGTCGAGGTTATAATGGGTTTAATAAGCGGCTCGCTATCGCTGCTTACCGATGCAGGGCACAACCTAAGCGATGTGGCCTCGCTGGCATTGGCCTTGCTTGCCTTTAAGCTGGCTAAGGCCAAATCAAACAGTCAGTACACTTATGGGTATAAGCGCAGTACCATCATTGTGTCGTTTTTTAACGCTATGATACTGTTTGTGGCCGTGGGTTTTATCATTTACGAAGCCGTTATGCGCTTTATACACCCCGAGCCTATTGCCGGCGGTACGGTTGCCTGGGTAGCATTTATAGGCATAGCCATTAATGCCTTTACAGCCTGGCTTTTTGTAAAAGATAAAGATACCGACCTTAATGTAAAAGGCGCCTACCTGCATATGGCGGTTGATGCCATCGTATCGCTGGGAGTGGTTATATCAGGGGTTATCATCTATTTTACCGGCCTGGCCTGGATAGACAGTGCAGTAAGTATAGTAATTGCCATTGTGATACTTACCGGTACCTGGAACCTGCTTAAAGACAGCCTGCGGTTAGAGATGGATGGCGTACCCAAAGAGATAGACCTTAAAAAAATAAAAGCCGAACTGGTGAAAGCAAATGGCGTAGTTGATGTGCACCACATGCATGTTTGGGCGCTAAGCACTACCGAAACCGCCCTTACCGCGCACCTGGTGGTAAAGCCCGAGCACATGACCATGTTTGATGATATTAAACACGATCTGCGCCACCGTTTAGAACACCTATCCATCACCCATAGCACCTTTGAACCCGAGTTTGCCGACGAAAAATGCGCGCAGCCGGAGTGTTAA
- a CDS encoding Dabb family protein codes for MSTTNRRKFIATTAALAASTAVASALPLISMESKYPIVHHVFFWLKNPGSVEDRDKIIAGLKTLKKIDTIKELRIGVVASTEKRDVVDNSWAVSELMFFSDLAGQATYQSHPIHLEFIKNCSHLWEKVIVYDAIDAA; via the coding sequence ATGAGCACCACTAACAGACGAAAATTTATAGCCACCACAGCAGCACTTGCAGCAAGTACAGCAGTTGCTTCGGCATTACCTTTAATAAGTATGGAAAGTAAATACCCTATTGTTCACCATGTGTTTTTTTGGCTTAAAAACCCTGGTTCGGTTGAAGACCGCGACAAAATTATAGCAGGCCTTAAAACGCTAAAAAAAATCGACACCATCAAAGAATTGCGCATTGGCGTTGTAGCCAGTACCGAAAAGCGCGATGTAGTTGACAACAGCTGGGCAGTATCCGAGCTGATGTTTTTTAGCGATCTGGCTGGTCAGGCTACTTATCAAAGCCACCCCATCCACCTGGAGTTTATTAAAAACTGCAGCCACCTGTGGGAAAAGGTTATCGTTTACGATGCGATAGACGCCGCTTAA
- a CDS encoding peptidylprolyl isomerase yields MSKAIIKTEKGDMTVEFFDKDAPNTVANFLGLAKSGFYNGVTFHRVIPNFMVQGGDPTGTGAGGSGTRIDCELTGDNQYHDRGVLSMAHAGRNTGSSQFFICHSRANTAHLDRHHTVFGKVVENVDVVDDIRQGDKILGIEVIEG; encoded by the coding sequence ATGAGCAAAGCAATAATAAAAACCGAAAAAGGCGACATGACCGTCGAGTTTTTTGATAAAGATGCCCCAAATACAGTAGCTAATTTTTTAGGTTTGGCAAAATCAGGCTTTTACAATGGTGTAACGTTTCACCGTGTAATACCTAACTTTATGGTACAAGGCGGCGACCCAACCGGCACAGGTGCAGGTGGCTCGGGTACCCGTATAGACTGTGAACTAACCGGCGATAACCAATACCACGACCGTGGTGTGCTATCAATGGCGCATGCAGGCCGTAACACCGGTAGCTCTCAGTTCTTTATATGCCACAGCCGCGCAAACACCGCTCATTTAGACCGTCACCACACGGTATTTGGTAAAGTGGTTGAAAACGTTGACGTCGTTGACGATATACGCCAGGGCGACAAGATATTAGGTATTGAGGTAATTGAAGGATAA